tccaaaaaatcgTAAGACATTTGTACATAAAACAAAAGTTCTCTTACTATAATATCTTATGACAGCATGTATGTGGCATACATATTGTaagatttcaaatatttctccaAAATGGAAGAGATTACCTATTTTGAAAGTAATGCAATctgtaaattatgaaaacttGGCAGATTTAAAATTACCTTGAAATAGTACTTGACTTTTATGATTAAGCGATGAAATTGGATAGAACCATTTTTGAATCTGGAAGAGTTTCAAGAAGAAAATGCGGAGTATCAGCCATTGATGCCAGGTCAGCTTCCAGCAATGCTAATTGTAATTCTCGGCGTGCCTTCTGTACTATGTAAACCATCAGCGAAACACCAATGAGAATCTAAGAAATAAGTaatggatataaaattttatttaaaattttagtttttagtcATATAAAATAGAACTTTGTATCAGTTGAGTTAAAAAAGTTGCCAAATGTTGCAAGTATTTCATTGTGCTGGAATTTCAATACAGCAAATCTCAATTGGATTTTATTAATGTTGAAGGTTGACAGAACAACAGATTTTATGTGTATTCATCAGAGCAGTTAGATAGTTAAAGAGCAAAACACAGGTCCCAACTTTGACatgattcaatttaaaattactacTCAGCTGTTCAAGTTAAAAAAAGTTGTCAACAATGGACACTTAACTGCTTGAAAAGCACTCCTCTCTTTTTTACTTTCCCATATACCTTTGAATACAATAGACTGTGTAAACTGGGATAAAAAGATGTTcgtaaagaaaagaaaacatggTCATTACCTGGAAGCAAAATACTGTGTATCCTGTGGCTGCAGTGGATCTATCCTCAAGCACATCCTGCATAGATCTTAAACTACTTCCCAAATAAACATTTATCAACTGAGCAGGAAGTAGGCCAAGCGCACTAGCTAGGTGATATTGAAACCCGGTAATATTGCTTACCTGGAAAAAAGTTTATGGAATAGTGAAAGGTAGTAATCGCAATATCACCATTTGTTAAACTAAACcactaaatataaataattttagaaGAGAATCACAATTTATTCTGAACTTCATTAAAATTGCTGCACGTCCCAATGGATTGATGTTATGGGTCGATCAGTCAAGCAAGCATAGACTTAACATGTCAGTCTTATCTTGAGTAACCGAAATGTGAGTTGTGATGATCTGAGCAATTTATAAGGCTTTACCTTTATCGGACTTGGGCTTACCGCAAATATGGTGTTTTGAAGGCCAAATGGAATTGGCGTGAGCCGGGCAAAAAGGACAACTTTAAATGCCTGAGGGCCCGATATTACTCGTAGGATTGCTCTCGCTGTGTCGCTCTGGAGTAGAGCTCCGATCGGCAGCCTTGAAGACAACGCACCTAGTGTGCCGTGGGCAATGGCTATGCCTAAATTTGCTGCCAGTATAACCATAGTTATGCCTTTTATAATGCCGAACAAGTAGCCACTGGCGACTATTAGAAACAAGTAGCCGATGACTATGGGAAATGAGACAATAGTGAACAGgccaatgaaaataatcgtgaCAAGCCAAGGGTTTTGGTGTTCTATCCAATAGAGCAGTATTTTTATATAGTCGCGACATATGAAAACTATTGCTCCAAGAAAAGCTAGCGTCGCAACTGTGATTAGTATGTAGCACAGAGAATTTGAGTTCAAGCAATTGCAACGTATCGTATTGCTGTGCGAGTTTTTAAACGTTCTTACTCCACTGTCACCACTTTCAATGCTAATTACATCCATCTTAACTGGGTTTTCCTCTTACTACTTATTTATCGTTTGCTTGTCTATTTATATTTGTTCACTTTGATTGCACCTTTATTTAGTTGATGTGAAATTTGTTCGAGGTCTAGCCGGTAACTTGACACGTATTTAAATTCAATACTAAATGTCTTTGACTGTAATATTTACTGTTTCCTTGTGCGAGTAAAGTAACTCTTTCGTAACTCCGCGGTTCGCCATTGCAGCAATGATTTGTATTGTAACTTATTCTTGGAGGATGAAGACGTCAGATAGAATGGTCTAACCTCGAAAACGGGCTCTGCATTGTTCAGGTTTTATGTATGTACGGTTTAAACAATTAAATGAGGTATAGCTAACGATTCATT
The sequence above is drawn from the Neodiprion pinetum isolate iyNeoPine1 chromosome 2, iyNeoPine1.2, whole genome shotgun sequence genome and encodes:
- the LOC124213404 gene encoding transmembrane protein 64, producing the protein MDVISIESGDSGVRTFKNSHSNTIRCNCLNSNSLCYILITVATLAFLGAIVFICRDYIKILLYWIEHQNPWLVTIIFIGLFTIVSFPIVIGYLFLIVASGYLFGIIKGITMVILAANLGIAIAHGTLGALSSRLPIGALLQSDTARAILRVISGPQAFKVVLFARLTPIPFGLQNTIFAVSNITGFQYHLASALGLLPAQLINVYLGSSLRSMQDVLEDRSTAATGYTVFCFQILIGVSLMVYIVQKARRELQLALLEADLASMADTPHFLLETLPDSKMVLSNFIA